A portion of the Pseudoxanthomonas sp. JBR18 genome contains these proteins:
- the rpiA gene encoding ribose-5-phosphate isomerase RpiA, with product MSEAKRLAAEKAIEYVEEGMIVGVGTGSTVAYFIDALGRDPTRIKGAVSSSEQSTARLQSHGIEVLDLNHTGTLSLYVDGADECDPRKCLIKGGGAALTREKIIAQASQQFVCIVDASKQVPVLGKFPLPVEVIPMARSLVAREILALTGGQPVWRDGVVTDNGNVVLDVHNLSITDPVAVETALNQIPGVVAVGLFARRPADVVIVGGQPPQVL from the coding sequence ATGTCCGAAGCCAAGCGCCTGGCCGCCGAAAAAGCCATCGAATACGTCGAGGAGGGCATGATCGTCGGCGTCGGCACCGGCTCGACCGTCGCCTATTTCATCGACGCCCTGGGCCGCGACCCGACACGCATCAAGGGCGCGGTCTCCAGCTCCGAGCAGAGCACCGCGCGGCTGCAGTCCCATGGCATCGAAGTGCTGGATCTCAACCACACCGGCACGCTCTCGTTGTATGTCGACGGGGCCGACGAGTGCGACCCGCGCAAGTGCCTGATCAAGGGCGGTGGCGCCGCGTTGACCCGCGAAAAGATCATCGCCCAGGCCAGCCAGCAGTTCGTCTGCATCGTGGACGCCTCCAAGCAGGTACCGGTCCTGGGCAAGTTCCCGTTGCCGGTGGAAGTCATCCCCATGGCGCGCAGCCTGGTGGCCCGCGAGATCCTGGCCCTGACCGGCGGCCAGCCGGTATGGCGCGATGGCGTGGTCACCGACAACGGCAACGTGGTGCTGGACGTGCACAACCTATCCATCACCGATCCGGTCGCGGTGGAGACCGCGCTGAATCAGATCCCCGGCGTGGTCGCCGTGGGCCTGTTCGCCCGCCGGCCGGCCGATGTGGTCATCGTCGGCGGACAACCACCGCAGGTGCTCTGA
- a CDS encoding lysophospholipid acyltransferase family protein → MSPRTEPRCWLVAPARWVCRRVAGWPQRRLLRWGRVLAGVLTPLLAGRRRIARTNLALCFPTLDEAAREALVRANTRASVTGLLEMARAWYAPGGALRGLAEVEGLEHLQAARRGGRGVLLLTAHFPHLDLGGRLLGEALGEPLSCMVRRVDGSCGERLMQDGRQHAFASVIGKKDVRGLLRTLSRGGLVAYLADQNFTYNSAFVPFFGVPAATLTTTPDLARRAGVEILPYWCQRLPDGRYRVRIDPPWDEAHGSDPAAFAARYMRELEAVVRAHPEQYLWWHRRFKTRPAGEASPY, encoded by the coding sequence ATGTCGCCCCGGACTGAGCCGCGCTGCTGGTTAGTCGCGCCTGCCCGCTGGGTGTGCCGGCGGGTGGCGGGGTGGCCGCAGCGACGTCTGCTGCGTTGGGGACGCGTGCTGGCCGGCGTACTGACACCGCTGCTGGCCGGTCGCCGGCGCATCGCGCGGACCAACCTGGCCTTGTGCTTCCCCACGCTGGACGAGGCGGCGCGCGAGGCGCTGGTGCGCGCGAACACCCGGGCCAGCGTCACCGGGCTACTGGAAATGGCGCGGGCCTGGTACGCACCGGGGGGCGCGTTGCGCGGCCTGGCCGAGGTCGAGGGGCTTGAACATCTGCAGGCTGCGCGTCGGGGCGGACGCGGTGTCCTGCTGCTGACCGCGCACTTTCCGCATCTGGACCTGGGCGGGCGCCTGCTCGGCGAGGCGCTGGGTGAGCCGCTCTCGTGCATGGTCCGACGCGTCGACGGTTCCTGCGGCGAGCGGCTGATGCAGGATGGACGCCAGCACGCCTTCGCCAGTGTGATCGGCAAGAAGGACGTGCGCGGCCTGCTGCGCACACTTTCCCGGGGCGGCCTGGTGGCCTATCTGGCCGACCAGAACTTCACCTACAACAGCGCCTTCGTCCCGTTCTTCGGCGTGCCAGCGGCGACCCTGACCACCACGCCCGACCTGGCCCGCCGCGCCGGCGTGGAAATCCTGCCGTACTGGTGCCAGCGCCTGCCCGACGGACGCTATCGCGTGCGCATCGACCCGCCGTGGGACGAAGCCCACGGTTCCGATCCGGCTGCGTTCGCCGCGCGCTACATGCGCGAGCTGGAAGCGGTGGTGCGCGCCCATCCCGAGCAGTACCTGTGGTGGCACCGGCGCTTCAAGACGCGGCCGGCGGGTGAGGCTTCTCCCTATTAG
- a CDS encoding ion transporter has product MRLLSNPQLNPAAETGWRKRWFDIIYRHDDAPSRNFDLLLVVAIIASVLVIMVDSVQDLHRRYATVLYVVEWAFTAMFTAEYLLRLIVVRRPLRYAMSIWGVIDLLSILPSYASLLIPGAQSLLVVRVLRILRLFRILKLTQYVEESGVLMSALWRSRRKVAVFVSTVLTLVVIFGALMYLVEGPEHGFTSIPTSMYWAIVTMATVGFGDIAPQTTLGRCITSLLILIGYSIIAVPTGIYTAELAAGLREASANHDHRGCPECGLEGHEPDARHCRGCGHALHAPMP; this is encoded by the coding sequence ATGCGACTGCTCTCCAATCCCCAACTCAATCCGGCGGCCGAGACCGGCTGGCGCAAGCGCTGGTTCGACATCATCTACCGGCATGACGACGCGCCCTCGCGCAACTTCGACCTGCTGCTGGTGGTGGCCATCATCGCCAGCGTCCTGGTGATCATGGTCGACAGCGTGCAGGACCTGCATCGACGCTATGCCACGGTGCTGTACGTGGTCGAGTGGGCCTTCACCGCGATGTTCACCGCCGAATACCTGCTGCGTCTGATCGTGGTGCGTCGGCCGCTGCGCTATGCGATGAGCATCTGGGGCGTGATCGACCTGCTGTCGATCCTGCCCAGCTATGCCTCGCTGCTGATCCCCGGCGCGCAGAGCCTGCTGGTGGTGCGCGTGCTACGCATCCTGCGCCTGTTCCGCATTCTCAAGCTCACCCAGTACGTGGAGGAGTCCGGCGTGCTGATGAGCGCGCTGTGGCGCAGCCGGCGCAAGGTGGCCGTGTTCGTCAGCACCGTGCTGACTTTGGTGGTGATCTTCGGTGCGCTGATGTACCTGGTCGAGGGGCCCGAGCACGGCTTCACCAGCATCCCCACCAGCATGTACTGGGCCATCGTCACCATGGCCACGGTCGGCTTCGGCGACATCGCCCCGCAGACCACGCTGGGACGCTGCATCACCTCGCTGCTGATCCTGATCGGCTACAGCATCATCGCCGTGCCCACCGGCATCTATACCGCCGAACTGGCCGCTGGCCTGCGCGAGGCCAGCGCCAACCACGACCATCGCGGCTGCCCGGAGTGCGGGCTGGAAGGCCATGAGCCCGACGCCCGCCACTGCCGCGGTTGCGGCCATGCCCTGCACGCGCCGATGCCGTAA
- a CDS encoding glycosyltransferase — MSTDSAGPAHRLTVLQLLPALQSGGVERSTLEIAAALVAAGHRAIVVSAGGRLVPALQASGAQHICLDIGRKSLATLRHIRGVRALLAAERPDIVHARSRLPAWLGWVALKQLPAGTRPHWVTTVHGLNSPGRYSAIMASGERVVCVSDTVRRYVLAHYPRTDPARLRVIPRGIDPTQFPRVRWPDGAMRAELAEQIPALGGEGPLLLLPGRGTRLKGHGDALALLAAVRAAGRDARLWLPGAREPGREAYISELEAQAAQLGVAGAVAFTAPTSAIARAYAASDLVLQLSRKPEAFGRTVVEALSVGRPVLGWAHGGVGELLAELLPRGAVPPFDLQALAATALGLLDDPPTPPATMPYTLSAMQDATLSLYQELATP, encoded by the coding sequence TTGTCGACTGACAGCGCCGGGCCGGCACACCGGCTGACGGTTCTGCAACTGCTGCCGGCGCTGCAGTCCGGCGGCGTTGAGCGTTCCACCCTGGAAATCGCCGCTGCGCTCGTCGCTGCCGGTCATCGCGCCATCGTTGTCTCCGCGGGAGGGCGTCTGGTGCCGGCACTGCAAGCCAGTGGCGCGCAGCACATCTGTCTGGACATCGGGCGCAAGTCCCTGGCGACGCTGCGTCATATTCGCGGGGTACGCGCCTTGCTGGCCGCCGAGCGGCCCGACATCGTGCACGCCCGCTCGCGCTTGCCGGCCTGGCTGGGCTGGGTCGCGTTGAAGCAGCTGCCGGCCGGTACGCGCCCACATTGGGTCACCACGGTGCACGGGCTCAATTCGCCGGGGCGCTACAGCGCCATCATGGCCAGCGGCGAGCGCGTGGTCTGTGTGTCGGACACCGTGCGCCGCTACGTCCTGGCGCACTATCCGCGCACAGATCCGGCGCGCCTGCGCGTCATCCCGCGCGGTATCGACCCCACGCAATTTCCACGCGTCCGCTGGCCAGATGGCGCGATGCGTGCCGAGCTCGCTGAACAGATCCCCGCATTGGGCGGCGAAGGGCCGCTGCTGCTCTTGCCTGGCCGCGGCACCCGGCTCAAGGGCCATGGCGATGCATTGGCCTTGCTGGCGGCGGTGCGCGCCGCCGGCCGCGATGCGCGCCTGTGGCTGCCCGGTGCGCGCGAGCCCGGTCGGGAGGCCTACATCTCAGAGCTGGAAGCCCAGGCCGCGCAACTGGGCGTTGCCGGCGCGGTGGCCTTCACTGCGCCCACCAGCGCCATCGCCCGTGCCTACGCCGCCAGCGACCTGGTGCTGCAGCTCTCGCGCAAGCCGGAGGCGTTCGGTCGGACCGTGGTGGAGGCGCTGTCGGTCGGCCGTCCGGTGCTGGGCTGGGCCCACGGCGGGGTCGGCGAGCTGCTGGCCGAACTGCTGCCGCGAGGCGCCGTGCCGCCGTTCGACCTGCAGGCGCTTGCGGCCACCGCGCTCGGGCTGCTGGACGATCCGCCCACCCCGCCAGCTACCATGCCCTACACGCTGTCCGCGATGCAGGACGCCACGCTCTCGCTCTACCAGGAACTCGCAACCCCATGA
- a CDS encoding SirB1 family protein has protein sequence MGDRLTLPDWGSLASHADDTLPLLGTALLIARDEYPHLDADLYDTLLQSHAEHLRQEIEQIASWPLKMAAINRHLFEELGYAGDHDEYYDPRNSYLNEVFERRLGNPISLAMVQIEVARRLGVPLDGVSFPGHFLVRLPVDDGLLVMDPFNGGRPLGADELRERAKPHLGGDVPDDNVLLQILDPAPHRAILVRVLRNLHGVYAERAEWDRAARCADRVLKLVPDQPEALRDRGMAYLNLDYRKGAQADLTRYLNLVPKAPDAQALRDQLIDLHAGRSRTH, from the coding sequence ATGGGGGATCGACTGACACTTCCTGATTGGGGTTCGTTGGCCAGTCATGCCGATGACACCCTGCCACTGCTGGGCACCGCGCTGCTGATCGCGCGCGACGAATACCCGCACCTGGACGCCGACCTCTACGACACCCTGCTGCAGAGCCACGCCGAACACCTGCGCCAGGAGATCGAGCAGATCGCGTCCTGGCCGCTGAAGATGGCGGCGATCAACCGCCACCTGTTCGAGGAACTCGGCTACGCCGGGGACCACGACGAGTACTACGATCCGCGCAACAGCTACCTCAACGAGGTCTTCGAACGCCGGCTCGGCAACCCGATCTCGCTGGCGATGGTGCAGATCGAGGTCGCCCGGCGGCTGGGCGTGCCGCTGGACGGCGTGTCCTTCCCCGGGCATTTCCTGGTCCGCCTGCCGGTGGACGATGGACTCCTGGTGATGGATCCGTTCAACGGCGGTCGGCCGCTGGGGGCCGATGAACTGCGCGAGCGCGCCAAACCGCATCTGGGCGGCGACGTACCCGACGACAACGTCCTGCTGCAGATCCTCGACCCGGCGCCGCACCGGGCGATCCTGGTGCGCGTGCTACGCAATCTGCACGGCGTGTATGCCGAACGCGCCGAATGGGACCGCGCGGCGCGCTGCGCGGACCGGGTGCTCAAGCTGGTGCCCGACCAGCCCGAAGCGCTGCGCGACCGCGGCATGGCTTATCTCAACCTGGACTACCGCAAGGGGGCGCAGGCCGACCTGACCCGCTACCTGAATCTGGTCCCCAAGGCGCCCGACGCCCAGGCCCTGCGCGATCAGCTCATCGACCTGCACGCGGGCCGTTCCCGCACCCACTGA
- the lpxL gene encoding LpxL/LpxP family Kdo(2)-lipid IV(A) lauroyl/palmitoleoyl acyltransferase, whose protein sequence is MTQRPADAPARQATPFDPGPPPLQPSTWPTWLGVGVSALVARLPWGLQRALGRPLGALLKLALASRRKVAARNLELCFPDADAATRARLLDEVFTALGVGMFEFARAWWGDVAPMRKNLRVEGLEHLEAAQAGGRGVIVISGHFTTLELSARLMCDYAPLAGMYRPHATGAMEWAVKRGRLRYATAMFGREELRPALKHLKQGGLLWFAPDQDTRRGDSVFVPFFGRPAYSLTSTHQLARLSGAAVIAFAHERRPDGGYTLRLSPPFADFPSKDATADTARVMAAIEEMIRAVPAQYLWIHRRFKRQPDGRGALYQ, encoded by the coding sequence ATGACACAGCGCCCCGCCGACGCGCCTGCGCGCCAGGCCACTCCATTCGATCCCGGACCGCCACCCCTGCAGCCCTCGACCTGGCCGACCTGGCTCGGCGTAGGCGTTTCGGCGCTGGTCGCGCGCCTGCCCTGGGGCCTGCAGCGCGCGCTCGGCCGTCCGTTGGGCGCGCTGCTGAAGCTCGCCCTGGCCTCTCGCCGCAAGGTGGCCGCGCGCAACCTGGAGCTGTGCTTTCCGGACGCGGACGCCGCGACCCGCGCGCGTCTGCTGGACGAGGTCTTCACCGCGCTGGGCGTGGGAATGTTCGAATTCGCCCGCGCCTGGTGGGGGGATGTGGCGCCGATGCGCAAGAACCTGCGCGTGGAAGGCCTGGAGCACCTCGAGGCCGCGCAGGCGGGCGGGCGCGGGGTGATCGTGATCTCCGGGCACTTCACCACGCTCGAATTGTCCGCGCGGCTGATGTGCGACTACGCGCCGCTGGCCGGCATGTACCGGCCACATGCCACCGGCGCGATGGAATGGGCGGTCAAGCGCGGCCGCCTGCGCTATGCCACGGCGATGTTCGGCCGCGAAGAGCTGCGCCCGGCGCTCAAGCACCTCAAGCAGGGCGGCCTGCTGTGGTTTGCGCCGGACCAGGACACCCGGCGCGGGGACAGCGTGTTCGTGCCGTTCTTCGGTCGCCCTGCCTACAGCCTGACCTCCACCCACCAGTTGGCGCGGCTGTCCGGCGCGGCGGTGATTGCCTTCGCCCACGAGCGTCGCCCGGATGGCGGCTATACGCTACGGCTGTCGCCGCCGTTCGCGGATTTCCCGTCCAAGGACGCCACTGCCGATACCGCCCGGGTGATGGCCGCGATCGAGGAGATGATCCGCGCGGTGCCAGCGCAATACCTGTGGATCCATCGGCGCTTCAAGCGCCAGCCGGACGGGCGCGGCGCGCTGTATCAGTGA
- a CDS encoding zinc-finger domain-containing protein: protein MSQTATAPANAEKRYTVSRADLPLSCPLPSMVLWNSHPRVYLPIEDEPNGETQCPYCGSHFVLVD from the coding sequence ATGAGCCAAACCGCCACCGCGCCGGCCAACGCCGAAAAGCGCTACACCGTGTCCCGCGCCGACCTGCCCCTGAGCTGTCCACTGCCGTCGATGGTGCTGTGGAACTCGCATCCGCGGGTCTACTTGCCCATCGAGGACGAGCCCAACGGCGAGACCCAGTGCCCCTACTGCGGTTCGCACTTCGTTCTTGTCGACTGA
- a CDS encoding acetylornithine transaminase produces MTAASDLIASAKQYTLSVYRQRELVLERGQGVRVWDTDGREYIDLSAGIAVCGLGHNDPDLTAALIEQAGKLWHTSNIFYSEPPLRLSQELVEASRFASRAFLCNSGAEANEAAIKLVRKWAAEQGRGPDKRVIVTFRGSFHGRTLATVTATAQPKYQEGYEPLPGGFRYVDFNDLAQLEAAMAHGDVAAVMIEPVQGEGGVVPAAPGYLKAIEALCRQHDALLLLDEIQCGMGRTGALFAHWHDGVTPDIVTLAKSLGGGLPIGAMLVGSRVAEVMQFGAHGTTFGGNPLASAVARVALAKLGSEAIAQNVARQAEALRAALARIDAELALFSEIRGRGLMIGAVLRPEHAGQAAAILDQCAAHGLLLLQAGPDVLRFVPALNLTEADLAEGLSRFEAALRAWKAAR; encoded by the coding sequence ATGACCGCCGCCTCCGACCTCATCGCCTCCGCCAAGCAGTACACGCTGAGCGTGTATCGCCAGCGCGAACTGGTGCTGGAGCGCGGCCAGGGCGTGCGCGTGTGGGATACCGATGGCCGTGAGTACATCGATCTGTCCGCCGGCATCGCCGTGTGCGGCCTGGGCCACAACGACCCGGACCTGACCGCGGCGCTGATCGAGCAGGCCGGCAAGCTCTGGCATACCAGCAACATCTTCTACAGCGAGCCGCCGCTGCGCCTGTCGCAGGAACTGGTGGAGGCCTCGCGCTTCGCCAGCCGCGCCTTCCTGTGCAACTCCGGCGCCGAGGCCAACGAAGCGGCGATCAAGCTGGTCCGCAAGTGGGCGGCCGAGCAGGGGCGCGGTCCGGACAAGCGCGTGATCGTGACGTTCCGCGGCAGCTTCCATGGCCGCACCCTGGCCACGGTCACCGCCACCGCGCAGCCCAAATACCAGGAAGGCTACGAGCCGTTGCCGGGCGGCTTCCGCTACGTCGACTTCAACGACCTGGCCCAGCTGGAAGCGGCGATGGCGCACGGCGACGTGGCCGCGGTGATGATCGAGCCGGTGCAGGGCGAGGGCGGCGTGGTCCCGGCCGCGCCGGGCTATCTGAAGGCCATCGAGGCGCTGTGCCGCCAGCACGACGCACTGTTGCTGCTGGATGAGATCCAGTGCGGGATGGGCCGCACCGGCGCGCTGTTTGCGCACTGGCACGACGGGGTCACCCCCGACATCGTCACCCTGGCCAAGTCGCTGGGCGGTGGCCTGCCGATCGGCGCGATGCTGGTCGGATCGCGTGTGGCCGAGGTGATGCAGTTCGGCGCGCATGGCACCACCTTCGGCGGCAATCCGCTGGCCTCGGCGGTGGCGCGCGTGGCGCTGGCCAAGCTGGGCTCTGAGGCCATTGCGCAGAATGTGGCGCGCCAGGCCGAGGCGCTGCGCGCGGCGCTGGCCAGGATCGATGCCGAGTTGGCGTTGTTTTCCGAGATCCGTGGCCGTGGCCTGATGATCGGCGCGGTGTTGCGCCCCGAGCACGCCGGCCAGGCCGCGGCGATCCTGGACCAGTGCGCCGCACACGGCCTGCTGCTGCTGCAGGCCGGCCCGGACGTGCTGCGTTTCGTGCCGGCGCTGAACCTCACCGAGGCCGACTTGGCCGAAGGGCTTTCGCGCTTCGAGGCCGCGCTGCGCGCGTGGAAGGCCGCGCGCTGA
- a CDS encoding DUF192 domain-containing protein encodes MLARVCLLSVLLLSGVAGCAPTRWVEIAGHRYSIEVADDEAERARGLMFRDEMAEDHGMLFIHEYEEPISYWMKNTHIPLDILYFDHALKLVGQQRNVPPCSAGNACPAYPSHAAALYVLELNAGQADRLGLKLGEVLKVDPDVALKAQPE; translated from the coding sequence ATGCTCGCGCGCGTCTGCCTCCTCTCGGTCCTGCTGCTCTCCGGCGTCGCCGGATGCGCGCCCACACGCTGGGTGGAGATCGCGGGCCACCGCTACAGCATCGAGGTCGCCGATGACGAGGCCGAGCGTGCGCGCGGTCTGATGTTTCGCGACGAGATGGCCGAAGACCACGGGATGCTGTTCATCCACGAATACGAGGAGCCGATCTCGTACTGGATGAAGAACACCCACATCCCGCTGGACATCCTGTACTTCGACCATGCCCTCAAACTGGTCGGCCAGCAGCGCAACGTGCCCCCGTGCTCGGCGGGCAACGCCTGCCCGGCCTACCCCAGCCACGCCGCCGCGCTATACGTGCTGGAGCTCAATGCCGGCCAGGCCGATCGCCTCGGGCTCAAGCTCGGCGAGGTGCTCAAGGTCGATCCGGACGTGGCTCTCAAGGCCCAGCCCGAGTGA
- the waaA gene encoding lipid IV(A) 3-deoxy-D-manno-octulosonic acid transferase translates to MRRDLTETWLRALYSAVLYVLTPATVYHLIWRGFRVPGYFQRWGERYAAWSGPPHPVDVWVHAVSVGEVNAAAPVVDALRRHYPHLRLLVTTITPTGSDRVRALWGDEVLHVYAPYDLPGAVGRFLRHFEPGVALVMETELWPNLLLGCKGRGIRTYILNARLSARSLRGYRVLAPLIRRVVASVHRIGAQSVADGKRFVHLGAAPEAIVETGNLKFDIAIPAGLESLVGSFREHVGGRPVWIAASTHPDEEAAVIAIHRQLLARFPDLLLLWAPRHPERFGRAVELAQDAGWQVGRRSVGRWPAAGDAVFVLDSLGELMGFYACAQVAFVGGSLQAIGGHNLLEPAAVGTAMVTGPHLHNFVEISRRLSEAGALEVGRNAREVGDLILALLAEPERREQMVQAGRLLVERGRGALGRTLEMVASDLRAAP, encoded by the coding sequence ATGCGTCGTGACCTGACCGAAACATGGTTGCGTGCCCTGTATTCGGCCGTGCTCTACGTGCTGACGCCGGCCACGGTCTACCACCTGATCTGGCGCGGCTTCCGCGTCCCCGGCTATTTCCAGCGCTGGGGGGAGCGTTATGCCGCCTGGAGCGGGCCGCCGCATCCGGTGGATGTGTGGGTGCATGCGGTGTCGGTCGGCGAGGTCAATGCCGCCGCGCCGGTGGTCGATGCGTTGCGGCGTCACTATCCGCATCTGCGGCTGCTGGTCACCACCATCACCCCGACCGGATCGGACCGGGTGCGCGCGTTGTGGGGTGACGAGGTGCTCCACGTCTACGCGCCTTACGATCTGCCCGGCGCAGTGGGGCGCTTCCTGCGGCACTTCGAGCCCGGCGTGGCCCTGGTGATGGAAACCGAGCTGTGGCCCAACCTGCTGCTGGGCTGCAAGGGCAGGGGGATCCGCACCTACATCCTCAACGCGCGACTGTCGGCGCGCTCGCTGCGCGGCTATCGCGTGCTGGCCCCGCTGATCCGGCGCGTGGTGGCCAGCGTGCACCGCATCGGCGCGCAGTCGGTGGCCGATGGCAAGCGGTTCGTCCACCTGGGCGCGGCGCCCGAGGCGATCGTGGAGACCGGCAACCTCAAGTTCGACATCGCCATTCCCGCCGGCCTGGAGTCGCTGGTGGGCAGCTTCCGCGAGCACGTGGGCGGGCGCCCGGTGTGGATCGCCGCTAGCACGCACCCGGACGAGGAAGCCGCGGTGATCGCCATCCATCGCCAGCTGCTGGCGCGCTTCCCCGACCTGCTGCTGCTGTGGGCTCCGCGTCATCCCGAGCGTTTCGGCCGTGCGGTGGAACTGGCCCAGGACGCCGGCTGGCAGGTCGGCCGCCGCAGCGTGGGGCGCTGGCCGGCGGCTGGCGATGCGGTGTTCGTGCTCGATTCGCTGGGTGAGCTCATGGGCTTCTATGCCTGCGCGCAGGTCGCCTTCGTCGGCGGCAGCCTGCAGGCCATCGGCGGGCACAACCTGCTGGAGCCAGCCGCGGTCGGCACCGCGATGGTCACCGGCCCGCATCTGCACAACTTCGTGGAGATCTCACGCCGCCTGTCCGAGGCCGGCGCGCTGGAAGTGGGGCGCAACGCGCGTGAAGTCGGTGACCTGATCCTGGCCCTGCTAGCCGAGCCGGAACGCCGCGAGCAGATGGTCCAGGCCGGGCGGCTGCTGGTCGAACGCGGCCGCGGCGCGTTGGGTCGCACCCTGGAGATGGTGGCCTCGGACCTGCGCGCGGCGCCCTGA
- a CDS encoding O-antigen ligase family protein: MTAAATELRTAPRADGWRWAPAWILVFVALWPAPGYAEGVLALGALAALVQLVLQRFRNGTRLLSNEAWALTSVMFFAYWVPQLVSAFDAVDPAHAWSKVATDIRYLPFLWLVASAVANDRGRRITFGGLAIILAIWTVDALAQAISGTSPLFFGIDQLKHVISGHGMCTAAETAAVDRLSGVLGPCNLKLGLVLASLSPFALFAAGRRFGILGWLVAAAAVGVVILLAGARAAWITYALVLLFSGWRLLGWKRLLGVGLVGLLALAGLAVVSPQVRERVQLTTTAMSADETGVDTALSGRARIWEAAGCMIRAHPFNGVGVRDFREVFPACDPTPGVAPAWGAGPALHAHQIVLEILSETGALGLLMWLAGAAMAWRAWRYSPMEARDRARPAMLALAVTVFPFNTHLAFYSTFWGGLALMLAALYTGSLLARHDVAPD, encoded by the coding sequence ATGACCGCCGCCGCCACCGAGCTTCGCACCGCCCCGCGTGCCGATGGTTGGCGCTGGGCGCCGGCCTGGATCCTGGTGTTCGTGGCGTTGTGGCCGGCGCCGGGCTATGCCGAGGGCGTACTCGCCCTGGGAGCACTGGCCGCGCTGGTGCAACTGGTGCTGCAGCGGTTCCGCAATGGCACCCGGCTGCTGAGCAACGAAGCCTGGGCACTGACCAGCGTGATGTTCTTCGCCTACTGGGTCCCCCAGCTGGTCTCGGCCTTCGACGCGGTGGACCCGGCGCACGCCTGGAGCAAGGTGGCCACCGATATCCGCTACCTGCCCTTCCTGTGGCTGGTCGCCTCGGCGGTGGCCAACGACCGGGGCCGCAGGATCACCTTCGGGGGACTGGCGATCATCCTGGCGATCTGGACGGTGGACGCGCTGGCCCAGGCCATCTCCGGCACCAGTCCGCTGTTTTTCGGCATCGACCAGCTCAAGCACGTGATCAGCGGACACGGCATGTGCACCGCGGCCGAAACCGCGGCGGTGGATCGCCTCAGCGGCGTGCTGGGACCGTGCAACCTCAAGCTGGGCCTGGTCCTGGCCAGTCTGTCGCCGTTTGCGCTGTTCGCGGCCGGGCGCAGGTTCGGCATCCTGGGGTGGTTGGTCGCGGCGGCGGCCGTGGGCGTGGTCATCCTGCTGGCCGGCGCGCGGGCTGCATGGATCACCTATGCACTGGTGCTGCTGTTCTCCGGCTGGCGCCTGCTGGGCTGGAAGCGCCTGCTGGGCGTGGGACTGGTGGGCTTGTTGGCCCTGGCCGGGCTGGCGGTGGTCTCCCCGCAGGTGCGCGAACGGGTCCAACTGACCACCACGGCGATGAGCGCCGACGAGACCGGAGTGGATACGGCGCTGTCTGGCCGCGCGCGAATCTGGGAAGCCGCTGGTTGCATGATCCGCGCCCATCCCTTCAACGGGGTTGGCGTGCGCGACTTCCGCGAGGTCTTCCCCGCCTGCGATCCCACGCCGGGCGTGGCTCCGGCCTGGGGCGCGGGCCCGGCCCTGCATGCGCACCAGATCGTGCTGGAGATCCTGAGCGAGACCGGCGCCCTGGGCCTGCTGATGTGGCTGGCTGGCGCGGCGATGGCCTGGCGGGCATGGCGCTATTCGCCCATGGAGGCGCGGGACCGGGCCCGGCCGGCGATGCTGGCCCTGGCGGTGACCGTCTTCCCGTTCAACACCCACCTGGCGTTCTATTCAACATTCTGGGGCGGGCTGGCCCTGATGCTGGCCGCGCTGTATACGGGCAGCCTGCTGGCCCGCCACGATGTCGCCCCGGACTGA